Below is a window of Zymoseptoria tritici IPO323 chromosome 9, whole genome shotgun sequence DNA.
ATTGATTAGTCGTCGTACGGCATTTTGAGCTACAACAAGCCGAATTAGAAATGCGCTAAACCCGCGGAAGATGTTGTCCCATTCCTCCTTAGTGACCGTCTCTCCGCCGTCCTTAGACTCGATAACTTTCTGCTAGGTCTAAGAAAGCTACGTCTCGTACATAAGACTCCGGTAGTGATAGACTAATCCGGACCCGACGAGTTGCGATGCGTGTCTTAAAACTAGAGCTCATGGAGAGTATGCTCTTCGTTCGGTAGATTCAAGTTGAGACTAAAGTAGGAGGTAGGTAGGAGGATTGCACGTACTACATAGTATATAGCGGTTAAGGTCTAGCGGTAGCGGGCCGTTGCTAGTCTTAGTATTTAGCTCTCGCTGCCTCCTTCCTATTCGGGGTCGGAGTCCTCGAGAGTCTAAGTGCCCAAGTGCGGCTTTGGCAGATAGGGTTTTAGCGTAAGCTTTAAAGCCCGAACAACAATAAAACACGACGAACGCTAATACCGATACCTCGACAACGACACCCTTTATCGAAAATCGCCGTTAGTTATCTTCTAGCGCCGGACACGACGAATCTAACGCCGCAAAATTCGAAAAATTCGAGCCGGTTTTAATAGAGGAGTAGGCTTTCGCGTTTTTCGACGTTTTTGCTAACAAACTCGAAAAAACGAAAAAAGCCTACTCCTCCCGTAGTTCGAAAGCTATCGAGACAAAAAGTAGTTTATATTAAAGCTACgatctatagctataagatAACTGACGGCGATTTTTCGAtttcgatgtcgtcgtcgcaaTATCGTCGTTTATTCGATTTTCGAAAAATTTAAGCTAACACTCTATACTTGCGGTATTTTTTAGAACGCCATATTATCGTACGCGTAGATCTAAGTAACTAACTCTCTATCTAACAAAAAGTCGAGTTGGGCCCTTAGACTATACCTGTAAGCTTGCGACGGCCGTCCCAAAACGGTTGTCGCTAAAGCTTACCGGTTATGGACTGAGGTTCTGAGACTAGGCCGTTGCATGAACTCCTGCGCGATCGGCGGCTTGCATGTGAAGCGTCGTCCACCCTGCAGCACAACTCTCTCCGTCTGCACGCATCTGACCGCGCCCGCCGCAGCAACACAACAGCTCAGATAGATATTCGACCAAGCGCGTCCCGACCACAATGCCAATGCTCGACCCCGCAACCGGCACGCCCCTCCCCGACTCCGCCATCCAACGCGTCCTGCACCTCACCCCCGCCGTCCACATCTACCAAATCCCAcccctcacctcctccaccgcaggCTTCTCCGCCGGATCCTGGACCGCACCGCCCCGTCCCACCGCCCAGAAAATCTTCACCGCTCGTCTCCGTGTCCTCGAAACCGCTCATGCCGATCGTATAAAAGCCGACATTGTCTTcgaggatgcatcctcgGGAGCATTGTTCGCTGCGGCGCCTTACACGACACCCGCGGTGGTGCAGCAAGCGAATGATAGTTCGAGGTTCTTTGCTGTGAGGGTGCAAGGCGAGGGAGGTATGAAAGCTACGTTGGGGATTGGGTTTGAGGATCGGAGCGAGGCGTTTGATTTTGGGGTCGCGTTgggggaggtgaggaaggTTTTAGGGATGGAGGGGGTGGGAGGGAAGGGGAGAGGGAAGGTTGTGGAGAAAGAGGTGAAGCAGGATTTTAGTTTGAAAGAGGGGGAGAAGATCCATATTCAGGTGGGTGGGAAGGGGAGGAGACAGCAGCCGTTGAGTAGTGAGAGTGGAGAGGGGAAGAAGGACGATGGGACGGCGCTGTTCTCGATTGCACCTCCGCCGGCGGGAGCAAAGTCGCATGACGGGGGAGTCGAGGCTGAAGCAGATTCAATACAAGGGAAGACGGCGGAAGAGCTGGGATTTGATGATGGAGAATTTGGAGAGTTTCAATGAGCCTGGATTTTGAGCTATGATACTCATCACTTTGgtcggaagaggaggaagaggaagcccATTAGAGCTACGCCGCTCGCCGCGCCTTGTAGTGCAGCGTTCGTCAGGTCGACCTTCTTGATCTGTATGAGCCGCTCGCTGAACAGATCGTGGAGGATCTCCTGGTAGATTTCCATGGTAGTGGAGGGTGCAGGCTTCGAAGCTGCCACTTCAGGAAGCTCGACAGGTAGTTCCGACGGAGCTGTTGGAGGTGCTGTCTCTATCGCTGCTGGCACGGCTCCAACGAAGTCTGAAGCCTCTGGCGGCAGCACCTTCTCCACAGCCAGAGGAATGTCCTCGCTCTTCTTGCTGGACTCGTCCTCGGGAGGTAGCAATGCCTCGAGCAGACTCCGCGCCTTCTTATCGGCTTCCTTGTCCACCACCGGCGTTGTCAGAACCACCCCTGTCTCTGCAGGCGTCTCGCCGACCGGGCTTACAGACAGCGTCCTCTCATCCAACGCAGCCTTGACATCCCTCAcaatcttcttcctccgatTCGGCTCAAACACCGCAATCTGCGTCAATAGCAGCAGAATATTGACGCCCATCAACCCAAACGTCACCCACGTACTATTCCTCCTAATCGTATCACTCCAAATCTGCTCTTCATGATACTGTTTCCTCTCCAATCTCTCCAACAAACTCCTCGCATCTTCCAaattcctctccgccgtcgcGAGATTCTCCTTTGCAATTTGCACATCCCGCTCGTTCAAATGCTCCGATCTCACCAGCGACATGTATCGTTCCAAGTCCGACGGTGACCAGGAAGCTTTCCGCTCTAGCAGTCCGACTATCTCCCGCTGTGCATTTGTCTGTTTCGCGTGGGCGTCGTGATGACTTGATTTGGTGTCGTCGACTTCTCGTCTGTAGCTCCGCACTTTTTGTTCTTGATCGCTGATCTCTTTGCGGAGGGCTTCAATGCCGGAGAAGTCTGTGCCTGTGTAGGCGTTGATGTGTTGGCTTGCGACGGAGGCTCGGGCGAGGAGATCGTCCATTAGTTTGGACATTCGCTTTGAGAGGTCGGATCGCGCGCTTTCAGTGCGTGAGGGGAGGGTtgtggaggtcgaggctGGGGTGTTTGGGACGGGGGATGGTTCAGGTTTGTCGGGTCGGATAGTtggtgagggtggagatgtCTCTGGTTGTGATATGGGCGCAGCAGTATCGTTACGCTTCTCATCGTGTAGCCTGGCTGATCTTGAGAAAGGCCGGCTTTGCGTTACCAGCTCTCCAACGCGTGGTCTTCGTCTTTCGAGCTTCACTCGGCAATCCGCGCATGTCCATGGCTTCGAAGTGGTGGTGTAGCTCGCCGTGGTTCTCGGAGTCGTGTTCCTCTGCATGCTCTTCACAACTTCCGCACCTAGGCGACTGCTCGGAAGCCGCGTCCAGTGCATGATCATCCTCTCATGCGCCTGAGATATCTCTAGGAGTTCAAGATTCGAGAAACATCAATGTCGTCAAGCTGTCAAGCTCTCCACTAAAAGTCGGCTGCACCACGACAATGGCGCGGCCGGCGATCGACCGGCTGTCATTCGTCTGCAGGAACAACTTGACGCCGCTCAGCGAACAAAGATTCTCCGGAGATCAACATTTCAAACTTGTCTCGACTGGACAAGATCTGTGACATCTCTCTTTCCCCCGTCCTCAACCCTTTTCTCCAGATCAATTGTAGAACTCTCAATAATACTGTCAGAACACCACCGTCGACATGGGATCAACAACACAATCAGATGAGCTTAAAGCTTTGCATTTCCCTTTCGAGGATCCCAAGTTTATCTTTTTCACCGATTTCGATGGCACCATCACAGAGAGGGACAGCAATGATTACATGGTGAGGCCTCTTGCGCGAATACAATAGAGACCACAGAGCTGAATCGACATCCAGACGGACAACATCGGATTCGGCACGGCGGAGCGAAAGCAGGGCAACAAAGATGTGCTCGAAGACAAGAAGACATTTCGGTAGGATCATTCCCCACATTATTTCCATGACATATCAATCTAATGAACTCGCAGCCAATCCTTCAGAGAGATGATGGACTCCATCACAGCACCATACAACGAATGCATCGACCTGCTCGTGAAGAACATCACCCTCGACCCCGGCTTCAAGGAGTATTTCGAATGGTCCCTTGAAAACAAGATCCCCACGGTCGTTGTGTCCTCTGGCATGGAGCCCATCATCCGGGCAATCTTGCAGAACTTGATCGGAAAAGATGCCGACAAGCTGGATATCATCAGCAATGACGTTGAGGCTCGACCGGGCAAGACGATCAACGAGAAGAGCGGCTGGCAGATCAAGTTTCATGATGACAGGTAGGCAGTCCTCCATGACCCTGAGTTCCAGTTTGTACTGACACAACTTGTAGTGACTTCGGCCACGACAAGTCACTGTGCCTACGACCATACAGCACTCTGCCCAAGGACAAGCGTCCTACCATGTTCTACGCTGGTGATGGAGTTTCCGACCTGTCGGCTGCTCGCGAGACGGACCTACTGTTTGCGAAGAAGGGACATGGTAAGTCATAAATGGCCATGGAATTTCGCCCCTCTAACCTCGCCCCCAGATCTCATCAGCTACTGCGCTCGCGAGAATGTGCCGTTCACCGTCTTTGGCGACTGGACTGATATCCTGAGGGAGGTGAAGAGGATCACGGCAGGGGAGACGACTGTGGAGCAAGCTGCAAAGGAGGGCTACGAACAATTCAAGAAGGGTGATGCTGGCGTCAGTGCTTAGATCTCTGCATTGCAGAAAGGACAGGCTTCAGTTTTTGGCTCGATGGTATCGTAACGAATCAGCGAACAGAACTGCGGAAGGAGTCCTGCATAGACGAAGAGCGGTAGAGACGTAGAGCTAGATGCATACCCGCAAATATGAGTGTTCCATAGGTTGTTCACGACAGACCAACAAAGCGAGCCCATTTAATCGTGTCAACCGCAGATTAGCCGGTGCAATGAAGCCGACTCAATGGCAACGAACACCTCTTGACCTTTGTCCTCTTCTCTTTCCATCTCGTCCACCTCACTGTCCGACGATTTTTCAGCATGCGTCTTCTCCAGGCGACGTGATGGATACCTTACGTCACGGCCATCGCACTGATGCAGAACGTCCATCAAATGACCCCATCAATTGACATCCATTTGACGGGCTGTCAGCCTCTCCACTTTAGCGCCGGGCTATTTCGATCAGCACACCTGCCAACTGCTTCCTTCCAGGTTCTCTGCAACAACATTCCATTCACTTCGCATTCCGTGCATTGATCTCGACCTCTGACCGTGTCCGGATATCCTCCTCCGGACGAGAGATGAGATTTCTCGTGCTCGTCGCTCTCGAATCACCCCATCTTTCTCCTTGATGACTCACGCCCCGACCACGGTAATATTGCTCTCTCTGCCACATTCTCAAGACGCTGTTCTCGGCGCTTGGAAAACAGCCTGCTTCCCTCTCGCTCGCGCTGGAGTTTCTTTCTTTAGATTTCTGCGACCGCTGCCGTGAAGCAGAGTGCGTTCTTCCGCGAATCTCCACTCCATACTGATCGAAAGTAATCCCAATCTACAGTCCATTCGCATCAAtctccttcttgctcttgcctcGATCTCTCGCTCATACTCACCTCAACCTAGCCTGCTCTCACAACTCGCTAAGGATATCGTACAGCGATCCCGACGTGTGCCATTGAGAACCATGTTGAACCAATATGGCCTCGAGTGGGAGGGCACCCTCAGCGGACTAGAGCCACGATGGACGACAGATCCGGACCTTCCAAAGATCGACGAGATCTTACGACAACATCTGAACCTTGATGTCACGTCAAAATGCGCCGTGCAGTTCTTCGCCCAAGGCGGGTTCAACAAGCTGTACTCTGTAAGTACGGATGCGGGACAGTGGTTGATGCGAGTCGCCTTGCCCGTGGATCCGCAGAGAAAGACGGCAAGTGAAGTGGCGACCATGAACTTCGTGCGGGAAACCACGACGACACCGATTCCTTCCGTGCGTGGCCACTCCGCGACAAACGAGAATGCCGTTGGTTTCGAATGGATCCTCATGGAGATGATGCCCGGCATGGTGCTGGAGCGGAAATGGCGGCAAATGTCCATGGAGCAAAAGGAAGACCTCGTCAAGCAACTCGCTCAGTATCAATCTCAGCTCTTCGCCGCCGAATCTCGCTATCAATCAATCGGTAATCTTTACCAACCGTCTTCCGAACGCTACGAAGTCGGCAGCATCGTCTCAATGTCCTTTTTCTGGGGCGACCGCGGAGCACAAGACAGCGTTAATCGAGGGCCCTTCATGACCAGCCATGCTTGGCTCTCCGCTCGCCTGAACCTCGTGCTCGACTCCCAAGCTGAAATCCTACCCAATCCCGactccgacgaagacgacatcGAAGACGCAGAAGCCATCAAGGCCCTCGCTGAGCGCCTTCTCGCGCTTCTGCCAAGTCGATTCCCCGCCGATGAAGTCCAGTCCACGATGCTTTTCCACGATGATCTCCACGCGAACAACATCCTCGTGTCGAGCGAGGACCCTGCACGCATTACGGCCATACTCGATTGGGAATGCGTCTCTTTCCTGCCTCTCTGGATGGCGTGCCAACCTCCTGCGCTGCTGGAAGGCAGAGTCCGCGACAAGGCCCCTCAGCGCGACATCTACGCCGCTCACGATCCCGAACTCGACGGGCCGGATGAAGAAGATCACGCTCAGGGCAAGACGACGTTATATTGGGAGCATCAACTCGAGTACGAGCGCGGCGTGCTGCGGCCCATGTTTCTGCAGGAGATGTTGCGCCTGCAGCCCGCATGGATGGAGGTGTTTCGGGACGGCGAAGCGAAGAGGGAGTTCGAGCTGGCGGTGCAGCATTGCGATGGGTTGTTCACCGTGAGGACGGTGGGAAGATGGGTggacgaggtggagaagggagGTGAAAGTGGTAGCCTGCGGGAGATTTTGTATGCGTGAGGCGCATGTGGTTAGCATATGTTTTGCCTAACACGGTGGTAAAGTAGGAAAGAGCCTGCGGTGGGCTGATTGGTCTGCAGCAGGAGGACGAAGGTATCATTGACAGCACACCGCAGGAGCATATCCATCCATGGCGAGAGAGTGCATCTGAACGACCTTGCGGTGGAACTGCATCTACTATACGCTTCTTCGATCAGAGCGGCCTCCTCGCTCCAGCTGGACCTTCGCTCTTTATGCTCTTCGATATATCTGCTGTGACCAAGAGCTTCATACCGGAGACGAGCACATCTACCACGCCACCCCAGCGGTCTCTTTATGCAAGTCTTCTGCCTGCTCTACCATGAGAAACAATCCCGGGATGCACTAGGTGCACATCTACTTCGAAGCAGCATACAAGGCCGCCATGATAGCATCACAACTCGTCTTTGCCTCGCCAACAACATCTTCGCGTCCTCCGCATCTATTGAGCAAGTTGGCAAGATGGTTCGAAGCAAACGAGGAAGTCACTGTTTCATTTATAGAACACCCTGCAAATCGAACAATGATGAACATTATTATTAATGCCCTGCTCCAAGAGGCGTCTCTCGTATCACCACAACTCACGGCAAGTACGTAAGTGATCAGTCACTAAGCAGGACATCTTATTGGACGTGCAGGTACGGTAGGACTGCTCACTTCGATCCAGCTACTCAAAACAAGTCAGATCTCACGCCGTCCGCTCAAACTCCCTCGCAATATCAAAGACTTTCCCATCCATGCCCGCCGCTCCCAGAATCGTCACGCCGAATGGTAGTCGCTCaccctctccatctccactctCATACTCGCCCGCCGGCAACGCCACGCCACAAAGATCGAGAACATTCCCGAAATGCGTAAAGTATCCCAGCTTGGCATTCAGCGCCAACGGATCGGCCTCCATCTCCTGCACCGTCGGATGGGACGTCGTGGTCGGCACCAGAAGCACATCGATCGTGTCTCTGAACACCGCCGCGGCGTCGCGGGTGAATTCCGCCCGGAGTTGGAGGTCTCTGAAGACGTCCCAGGGCTTGAGGGTGCTGTTGAGCGCGGTCGAGTATAGAGTTTTGGTGACCGGATGGAGGGAGTCGAGGTTTTCGGTGAGGAATTCGTGGCCAATGCAGGCGATGCGCTCGTGGACGAGGGAGGCGTCGTACAAGAGATTGGTGGCGCTTTCGAAGGGTGTCCAGGGGATCTCTTTGGCGGAGCCACCGGCGCGCTTGAGACGTtccacggcggcggcgaagagtgCGCGGTAGACTTGCGTGCACTTCTCGAGCGTAGCTGGAGGGGGAACGCCGAACGTGAAACCTCCGGTCTTGACCCCGCGGAAGTCGGCGTGCCAGAGGGCGAGGGACTGCTGTGTTTTGGCGTGTGGGTCGGCTGGATCTTGGCCTTTGTCCAAGACCAGCCAGACCTCGCGAGACTCCTCGACGGTTCTACTGAGTACTGTGATACAATCCAAAGAAGCGCAGGCCGGGACAAGGCCATGTGCGCTCAGGGTCCCCTTGGTCGGTTTGAAGCCGACGATACCATTGAAGCTGGCGGGTACTCTGCCTGAGCCCGCGGTATCGGTACCCAAAGCGAATGAAACCAGTCCTGCGGCAACAGCAACCGCGGATCCAGAGGAAGAGCCGCCGGAAATCCTGTCCTTGCCATATACACTTCGTGGCGTGCCATAGGGCGACCGACATCCGGATAGACCGGTGGCAAGCTGGTCGAGATTAGTCTTGCCCACGAAGATGCCTCCTGCGTCGAGTAGTGCCTTCACAACTGTGGCGTGCTGTTCGGGGATGTATGCGTATGCCTCACATGCCGCAGTGGTAGGGATACCAGCCACGTCAATGGTATCTTTGACACCAAACGGCACGCCGTACAATTCTGGCAAAGGTCTGCCTGCGAATTTTTCTTCCACAGCCCGCGCGCTCTCTAGAAGTTGCTCAGGAGAACGGAGAGATATCCAGACTGCTGGGTCTTTGATTTTGTATTCTTCAATGCGGGAGATGATCTCCTTGATGACATCGGTTGGTCGTGCTTGGCCACTGCTGTATTGCTTTCGAAGTCCTTCAAGGGAAATGTCTCCGTCAAAGCTCGCAGAGTCCTTCTCCACTTCTTCACTTTGCACAGGTACAAGTTTGAGCAGCTCTTCGGAGGAGCCCACGAAACCGAACAGACCATCGTACGAGCACAGCATGTCCAATGTGCTGCTGTAGAAAGAAGCGTCGAAACCATCGGTACAATCCGCAAGCACACATGTCTCGAAACCTCGGTCTGCTGCTTCTCGCACGGTGGTGTTGACACAACACTCTGTGGTCACGCCCGCGAAGAGCAGATGTGTGATGCCACGAGCGAGCAGCGCACGATGGAGAGTGGTGTCCCAGAAAGAACCCTTTCCAGGCTTGTCGATGACCACTTCGCCAGGGTAAGGTTTGAGCTCGTCGATGATGTCGTGACCATATTCTCCGCGAACCAGCAGTCGTCCCATCGGGCCTTGATCCCCTATTGTCATGGTGTGTTTgccagaaggagaagagatTTGTCGTAGCCTCTTGGATGGCGGCAAGTCTGACAAGTCCGGTCGGTGGCCTTCTCGGGTGTGAACGAGATGGAGACCGAGTTTTCGAGCGGCTGCAAGAGCTCTTTGTGTCTTGGGGACGATGTCTCGGACCTTTTTGAAGAGCTCGTCGTTGCCGCATTGGATCATGCCGAAGCCATTGAGGTCGACAAAGTCTCGTTGCATGTCGATGATGATCAATGCGGTCGATTCCGGATTGAATTTGTACGAGTACGGCCTCGCGGATGGGAGCTCCATGGCTGGCTGCTGTTCGTGAGGAAACGTGACTGCTCAGACGGCCACGAATAGAGGAGGTTATAAAAGTGTTCGGGTGCGCAGACGAGGAAATGAACGATCCAAGACACTGCTCGCGCTAGATGTTCGCAGCGATGAGTCTTGACTTACCAAGTCCCGACTTCCCGGGACGTTTGGCTACTGGGGACTCCATGGATTGTGGAGAAATGGTTGAGGGTATGTCGTATCATCTGCGGAGACGTGATGGTCCATGGATGTTCTTTGGCCGGCGCACAGACCTTCTCTGCTCGCCCACCAATAGGAGGTAGGCACAGTTGACCTCCTGTCCCTATCAACATCATCCACACATCATCCATCATCCACTGTCCGCCATCAACATCAAACATGGTATGAGCAATCTCATGGCTCGCCTCACGACCAGCAAACATCAAGACTTTGCGAGGAGTCGATGGGCATCGGCGTGCGACTTCACCACGATTGTTGAACACGAAATCTCCATCAGGTCGTCTGCCCTGTTTGGCTCGGGAACATGCTTCCGATAGATATCGCTCCACGCCCTTCAGACTAGGATGTCGGTTCGACAATCAAGGCGATCTGTCGATAATGATCTGCAGGGATCATATCTCCGGCGTTGCTCGACATGTCCCTGCAACGACGACTTCTTCACATGTCTCCCACATGGTTGCTCGGAACCTTGATAAGGCAATGCGCCCGATACGAAGGTTCTTTGTGGCCGGAAACCCTGTTGTGCAGATTGTCGATTGGACGCTGATGATATCGATAGCATGCCACCTTGGACTTGTAGCCTCAAGCAAGACGCACGAGTATAGATACTGCTATCCGGGTTCCTGGATCACTTGATCACTCACTCCATCCGAAACATACAACTAATAATTCCCCGACATGGCTGTCTCTCCGCGTGGGCGTCTGAATGCTACAAAAGCCAACTTGGTATCCAAAACCGAGCGCTCAGGATGGATTCTGCCCAAGCAGAACTCATCGTTAGTCCCCGCCCCGGACCACACGGACATGTCAACACCACTGACAGACATGAAGATTCGCAGACAAGGACCGATGGTCTAACATTGACGGCGATCCCACCCCTCTGGAGCGGCGAACGTGGTCGAGCTGGACGATATTCGGATTCTGGGTGTCCGATGCCATGAACGCTCAAGGCTGGCAGGCTCCCGCAGCGATCCTTGCGGTTGGACTGACCTGGCGGGAGGCCATCATATCCATCATATTCGGATTGTCCATCACGGCCATCCCTTTAGTCCTCAACGGCGCCATTGGAGCACACTATCATGTCCCTTTCCCAGTTGCCGTGCGAGCCAGCTTCGGGTTCTACTTCGCTCGCTTTGCGGTGGTGACGAGGATGTGCACTGCGCTGTTCTGGCACGCAATCCAAACCTGGACAGGCTCGACGGCCATGACACAGATGATTCGCGCCATCTGGCCCAGCTATCTGAATATTCCAAATCATCTTCCGGCATCCGCTGGCATCACGACGCAACAGATGTTGTCGCACTTCCTCTTTTGGAGCGTCCAATTCCCGATATTACTCATCGCTCCCCACAAACTGAAGTGGTTCTTTGTTTTCAAGGTCGTTGTGACCTTGACCGTGAGCACGGCGACGGTCATCGCCATGTGTGCGAAAGCTGGCGGCTCCGGCGAGATCTGGAATCAAGCATATGAAGTCGACGGCTCGGCACGATCTTGGCTGACTCTTTATTCGATGATGTCTGTTGCGTCGGGTTGGGCGGTAAGCAGGATCAGGATGCACCCACGCCATAGTGATGTACTGATTGACCATTTCAGACGATGGCCACCAACGTTCCTGACTTCACACGATACCTCAAGTCATCCAGAGGAGTCTACTGGCAGGGTTTGTTCCTCCCCATGATTGGTCTCATCCTGGGCTCCTACGGGATCATCTGCTGTAGTGCTGCCAAGGTCGTGTATGGCGAATACATCTGGGATCCAGTAGCGCTCGCGAGCAAATGGGATGGACCCTCAGGTCGTTGTAAGTATTAAGTGAGTGGCGGAGGGTCGACTTGAGCACGCACAAGTCAACCATCCAGCTCTGCTCTGCTCTCAAGTCCGGACGGAATCTTGCTGACAGCTACCTAGGTGGCGCCTTCTTCGTGGGTTTCTGCTGGGTCATTGCTCAGATAGGCACCAACTTGTCGGCCAATGTCATCTCCTACGCGAACGACATGCTCAATCTGTTCCCAAAGTACATCAACATACGGTATGACGGCCTTTCTCTCACTATCGCTCGGTTATTGGCAGCTGCTAACTACCTCCAGTCGCGGCGCGATCTTCGCGACGATAACAGCGGGCTGGCTAATGGTACGCCGAGACCACATTTCATCGTCCTTCGGTGCGGGTCGTCAATTCTAACATTACTCTCAGGTTCCCTGGAAAATCGTGGACAGCGCCAGTTCCCTCCTCACCTTCATGGGCGGTTTGGCCATCTTTCTCGCCCCCATATCCGCGATAACAGCTTCAGACTACTGGTTGATCAAGCGCAAAAAGTTGGATATTCCAAGTCTCTACCGACGCAACGCGAGATATCGCTACAACCACGGCTTCAACTGGCGTGCAGCGGTTGCCTTCCT
It encodes the following:
- a CDS encoding mitochondrial distribution and morphology family 33, fungi (Mitochondrial distribution and morphology family 33, fungi) — translated: MQRNTTPRTTASYTTTSKPWTCADCRVKLERRRPRVGELVTQSRPFSRSARLHDEKRNDTAAPISQPETSPPSPTIRPDKPEPSPVPNTPASTSTTLPSRTESARSDLSKRMSKLMDDLLARASVASQHINAYTGTDFSGIEALRKEISDQEQKVRSYRREVDDTKSSHHDAHAKQTNAQREIVGLLERKASWSPSDLERYMSLVRSEHLNERDVQIAKENLATAERNLEDARSLLERLERKQYHEEQIWSDTIRRNSTWVTFGLMGVNILLLLTQIAVFEPNRRKKIVRDVKAALDERTLSVSPVGETPAETGVVLTTPVSSKKSEDIPLAVEKVLPPEASDFVGAVPAAIETAPPTAPSELPVELPEVAASKPAPSTTMEIYQEILHDLFSERLIQIKKVDLTNAALQGAASGVALMGFLFLLFRPK